Part of the Sorghum bicolor cultivar BTx623 chromosome 1, Sorghum_bicolor_NCBIv3, whole genome shotgun sequence genome, GCCACCGCTACCTCTTCCTCCTCGCTGACCACTCCTCTCCTCCGCCCGAACCCCAATACCAACCCCGCTCCCAGATCTCTCCAACTCCTCAGGTTTCTGTCCTCTCCTTTCGCCTTCCTCTACCCGGCCTCTCTGCCGACCCTAACTTTCCATCCGCGTCTTGCAGGAGCAGGAGGTGCGCTCGTGCCGTGACTGCCGCCGTAGCCGGAGGCCCGGTGCCTTACGGGGCTGCTCCGAGGCGCGGGATTTGGTCGATCAGGTGGAATTTGTCTTGAGCCCTTCGAGCTCCGCGCCGTCTGCCTGAAATGGGCTTCGTTAGGTGCCACGGGGTTTCTGATGTTGCTTGTGCCTATGTGTTAGGGATGACTTGGTGGTGCCGAGGTCGCCCTACTTCCCAGTGGAGTCTGCGGCGGGGCAGGAGCGTGGGCCGTCACCCATGGTGATGGAGCGGTTCCAGAGCGTCGTTAGTCAGCTTTTCCAGCATGTACGATGGCACTGTATTTTTTAGAAGTGTTTGGCCTCCTTACTAGGATGGGTTTTACTGGATTGTATTGTGAGGTTTGTGTGACTATATATCTGTCCTCTGTGCAGAGGATTATCCGGTGTGGTGGCCCTGTTGAGGATGATATGGCCAACATCATTGTAGCACAGCTGCTCTACCTCGATGCTATTGATCCCACTAAGGTGAAAACGAAGGGGAAACCTTTTTGCTGCTGTAATCCCCGTGTGAATAGAGCATGTTTGTGCTTTAAATGAACCTTTGTTCGTTGATGCTGGACAATGAACCACTTCGTATAGTGCTTCTTTAACTTTCTGTGGTGCGGAATTGGGCTATACCATTGTGACCACTAAACTTGTAGGTTTAGCCAATGTTGCCATTTCATCTAGCTAGGGACTCAAGTACTCAACTACATGACAATTATATATTCAAACATGGTTTCTTACTTCCATCTAGATCTAGTGCTTGATTCTTTTCAATTTTCCTGTAGGATATCATTATGTATGTGAATTCACCAGGAGGGTCAGTGACAGCTGGTAATAGCTCATGTAACATAATATGTTTGCATTAGCTGCTTCAATTAAATACCAATGCATTTTGTTTTTCTGTTAGGAATGGCTATATTCGATACAATGAAGCATATCAGGCCTGATGTATCCACTGTTTGTATCGGACTAGCTGCAAGGTACTGAACACAAATTCAGCTGAACCATCATTAGTTGATTCAGTGCTTTGCATGTTATATGATCTTCATCTTCATATTTGACTATTTAGGTCTAGTTTTATTTTCCCTATGTATTTCATTCTGTTCTCAATAAGCACAATTGATCATTTGTGTTTGCAGTAATTGGAATGTTCAGTTCATAGTAACCTGCTTAGTCTGGGATTTGGGATTGTAGTAACTAGAATGTTTATGGCCTTGGTTGTGCTAGCTAGTTCTTGTTTGCAGACACTTGCATGGCGTGAGTTTTTTAAACTACCATAGTACCATATCTTCAGTTAAGTAGGTGAGTTCTCAAATTACACAATTGTCAACTCCAGATGGATTCCAAAAGCAGCTATGTGCTTTTATTTTGCATACTTGCCCTGTGTTGAGGTTATTATTCAGCAAATTCACCTTTCGTAGCAAGCATGCTCAGTGATTATCTGCACAGAAATGCCTAGTAATTTAATTTCCATTCTAATTTTGGTACATGTAGTTCTGCTATGAATAAAAGGTAGGAATGAAGTATGCTTTCACAAAATAAGCATTATGTATTCCTGCTTTTAGTATTTATATTTTAGTGTAACTAGCCATAGACAATTAAAGATAGAATGTTAGAGATCTAATTTGTGTTTCAGTTTTACAGTTTGTTGGTGTGACATGTTTATTATTTATTACTGAGATTCTGTGACTATTTTTTATTATTGTTTAACGCAATGTTATCTTTTATTATCTGGAGATTCTTACACTCTTTCTGTTGTTTGATGTTTCCTTTTGGCAGTATGGGAGCTTTTCTACTTAGTGCTGGGACCAAAGGTAACAGTAGTGATTGCTAATAAAATACATGTAGGTGTAGCTTACATATCCAAACTTTGTTATAGAAATCATAAAATTGGtgaaaatataatgcaggaaagcgATACAGCTTACCAAACTCGAGGATAATGATCCATCAACCTCTTGGAGGGGCCCAAGGACAGGAGACTGATCTTGAAATTCAGGTAAACTCACAATGTGGGACTATGGAAAATGTCATGCTTTTTCTAGACCAGTACAGCATCTTAACCAAAGATATTCTCAGTTCTCATTTCTTCTCAACAAAGATCCTTATTTTCTGATTTTCATACTCTGCTGGGCTTACAGTTGCTATATATTGCATTTTTTTATCTCTATATATTGCATATTGTTACAGGCCAATGAGCCCCTCTTTTGGCAACCAAGTAAGAATTACAATTGTTATTTACACCAGCAGTTGCCGATCCTCAAGTTTCTGATTATTTTCTTCAGGCTAATGAGATGTTGCACCACAAGGCTAACTTAAATGGATACCTTGCATACCACACTGGGCAGCCCCTGGATAAGATCAATGTAGATACTGACCGTGACTACTTTATGAGCGCGAAAGAAGCAAAGGAGTATGGCCTTATTGATGGAGTAATCATGAATCCTCTCAAGGCCCTTCAACCACTTCCAGCTTCCAGTTAGTCATGAAATGTGCTATAACTCCGTCAAACTTTTTTGTTTATTGTATCAATGTGTCTGCTGGAACTGAGTTTGCACTGCAGTTTTCTATTAGCCTGGCTTCATAATATTCTACATCCAGAGGTTTCAAAGTTTGTAAAATACAAGATCTACGGTTAGGGTATCCATTCTTGGCGATGGACATTGGAATTTATTGACAGTATTAAAGAGTTGGTTTCCGCGGCTTATGTACTCGATCAATAAcagcttaggcc contains:
- the LOC8083988 gene encoding ATP-dependent Clp protease proteolytic subunit 5, chloroplastic; this encodes MATATATSSSSLTTPLLRPNPNTNPAPRSLQLLRSRRCARAVTAAVAGGPVPYGAAPRRGIWSIRDDLVVPRSPYFPVESAAGQERGPSPMVMERFQSVVSQLFQHRIIRCGGPVEDDMANIIVAQLLYLDAIDPTKDIIMYVNSPGGSVTAGMAIFDTMKHIRPDVSTVCIGLAASMGAFLLSAGTKGKRYSLPNSRIMIHQPLGGAQGQETDLEIQANEMLHHKANLNGYLAYHTGQPLDKINVDTDRDYFMSAKEAKEYGLIDGVIMNPLKALQPLPASS